In Ruminiclostridium papyrosolvens DSM 2782, the following proteins share a genomic window:
- a CDS encoding hydrogenase small subunit, translating into MNKTKPCPEYTARLETARELLNRVREEINKGKLIRQNLVWLELTGCSGNIISLLNGSNPDFKYLISQMTNFMYDNSLMAAEGEKAMEQLMGIYGKEYILAVEGAVATKNNGMYNIIGRWKGKPVTALNVIKMFGEKASHVIALGACASHGGVSAAKPNPSDSVGVQSILKRKVIKLPGCPCHPDWFMGTLAHILLYGEPELDNKDRPVLFYSTLIHDRCPRRSYFDKGIFAQKLGEKTCMFKLGCRGPVTYIDCPIRKWNQYVNWPIEDDTPCIGCAQFGFPDKMEPFITYNTTREVKE; encoded by the coding sequence ATGAACAAAACAAAACCGTGTCCCGAGTATACTGCACGTCTTGAGACGGCGCGAGAATTACTTAATAGAGTCAGGGAAGAAATCAATAAAGGTAAACTGATTAGACAGAATCTGGTTTGGCTTGAACTGACAGGTTGTTCAGGCAACATCATTTCGTTGCTGAATGGCTCAAATCCTGACTTTAAATATCTGATTTCGCAAATGACTAACTTTATGTATGATAATAGCCTTATGGCTGCGGAAGGTGAAAAAGCCATGGAGCAATTAATGGGTATTTACGGCAAAGAATATATTCTTGCTGTTGAGGGAGCGGTAGCAACTAAAAACAACGGAATGTACAATATTATAGGACGCTGGAAAGGTAAACCCGTTACCGCACTTAATGTGATTAAAATGTTTGGAGAAAAAGCTTCACATGTTATTGCACTTGGAGCCTGTGCCTCACACGGAGGTGTTTCTGCAGCTAAACCAAACCCTTCGGACAGCGTGGGTGTGCAAAGTATTCTCAAAAGAAAGGTTATAAAGCTTCCGGGTTGTCCTTGCCATCCAGACTGGTTTATGGGAACACTTGCCCATATACTCTTGTATGGAGAACCCGAACTTGACAACAAAGATAGGCCGGTATTGTTTTATAGTACATTAATCCATGACCGATGTCCCAGAAGGTCATATTTTGATAAAGGAATTTTTGCGCAGAAACTGGGAGAGAAGACCTGTATGTTTAAGCTGGGCTGCAGAGGGCCTGTTACGTATATTGACTGTCCAATACGAAAGTGGAATCAGTATGTAAACTGGCCGATAGAAGATGATACACCTTGTATCGGTTGCGCACAGTTTGGCTTCCCGGATAAAATGGAGCCTTTTATCACCTACAATACTACCAGAGAGGTAAAGGAATGA
- a CDS encoding LacI family DNA-binding transcriptional regulator has protein sequence MKVTILDVAREANVSKSTVSLVLNNSKAVKLETQYKVREAIKKLNYTPNLAARELTTSRTHTLGIVFLTSNHFKKPYAFDSVAETLLYDTSNGIYTGLKNTDYALLTERFSSVSNPDALPSLIMSRRIDGVFLIGGLFTSDLIEHLRQINLPTVIIGLQYNGTDSIFSEMEQVGYLAAKELLEKHHKRILFLNGPANSSNSQKKLSGMQKAFSEYGENPKNLYVVNSGYAGLDGYKSLKEIWESGLRPDAIFGASDGITSGAMRFLFEQKVNIPQDLSIIGYESSILSEYSPVNLTVIDAHKEKMGEEACRALLKRIEKPRSNTVWLGIPPTLSHGSSVIER, from the coding sequence ATGAAGGTAACAATTCTAGACGTTGCAAGGGAAGCCAATGTTTCCAAAAGCACTGTTTCACTTGTCCTCAATAATTCAAAAGCCGTTAAACTAGAAACACAATATAAGGTACGCGAGGCAATAAAGAAACTAAATTATACACCAAATCTGGCTGCACGTGAACTGACCACCAGTCGCACACACACTCTGGGGATAGTTTTTTTAACATCGAATCATTTTAAAAAGCCATATGCTTTTGATTCTGTTGCTGAAACACTTTTATACGACACTAGCAACGGAATATATACCGGTCTTAAAAACACGGATTACGCATTGCTTACAGAACGTTTCTCATCTGTCAGCAACCCCGATGCACTGCCGTCATTGATTATGAGCCGCAGAATTGACGGAGTGTTTTTAATAGGAGGACTGTTTACGTCCGACCTTATTGAACATTTAAGACAAATTAATCTTCCGACAGTAATTATCGGTTTACAATACAACGGAACAGATTCCATCTTCTCCGAGATGGAACAGGTTGGTTATCTTGCGGCTAAGGAGCTTCTGGAAAAACATCATAAGAGAATCCTGTTTCTGAACGGTCCTGCTAACAGCAGTAATTCTCAAAAAAAGCTTTCCGGTATGCAAAAAGCTTTTTCCGAATATGGTGAAAATCCAAAGAATCTGTATGTAGTTAATTCAGGTTACGCCGGTTTAGACGGCTATAAGTCATTAAAAGAAATATGGGAATCCGGCTTACGTCCTGATGCTATTTTCGGCGCAAGCGACGGTATTACTTCCGGCGCCATGAGATTTCTGTTTGAACAAAAGGTTAATATTCCACAGGACTTGTCCATTATCGGGTATGAAAGTTCTATCCTGTCTGAATATTCACCCGTCAACCTGACTGTAATTGATGCTCATAAGGAGAAAATGGGTGAAGAAGCTTGTCGTGCACTCTTGAAGAGGATTGAAAAGCCCCGTTCAAATACTGTTTGGTTGGGGATTCCACCTACTCTGTCCCATGGTTCCTCTGTAATAGAACGTTAA
- a CDS encoding carbohydrate ABC transporter permease, with product MSTSKSLNERGQIAGKKTLGRKIVEFQKPYLFVLPILIFAVAFSYYPFIRTLLYSLSAVNKQGEIVRFVGLKNYLSIFSREEFMNAIGVTLEFTLIYVPMAVILPFTLALIANKRKLFSNIYQTLFALPMAVSVSASCYIFQQLLHRKIGLVNYFLEIIGVMQNKTNIDWLNDKVWALPSLSVIMVWIHIGFNFMLLLAAVRNVPDELIESANLEGCGYWRKVFKIIIPITSPTIFFVFCTQMVAGIMMNAPTMILTKGGPVNSTSTMIYYVYTTGFRSGNYALGSTASIVTFMLAFIFLMFNFMYEKKGVVYD from the coding sequence ATGTCCACTTCTAAATCCCTTAATGAAAGGGGACAAATAGCGGGCAAAAAAACCCTAGGTAGAAAAATAGTCGAGTTTCAGAAACCTTATTTATTTGTATTACCAATCCTTATTTTTGCGGTAGCGTTCTCCTATTATCCATTTATTCGAACGCTGTTATATAGCTTATCGGCTGTAAACAAACAGGGTGAGATTGTAAGATTTGTCGGCTTAAAAAACTATTTGAGTATTTTCAGCCGTGAGGAGTTTATGAATGCTATTGGGGTAACCCTTGAATTTACCTTAATTTATGTACCTATGGCAGTTATATTACCCTTTACTCTTGCATTAATTGCAAACAAAAGGAAGCTTTTTTCAAATATTTATCAGACCTTGTTTGCACTGCCTATGGCGGTATCAGTATCTGCCTCCTGCTATATTTTCCAACAATTATTGCATCGTAAAATAGGTTTGGTTAATTACTTCCTTGAAATTATCGGTGTAATGCAAAACAAAACCAACATAGACTGGCTGAATGATAAAGTATGGGCACTGCCTTCTTTATCTGTAATTATGGTATGGATTCATATCGGCTTCAACTTTATGCTCTTGCTGGCTGCAGTACGTAATGTGCCGGACGAATTAATTGAATCAGCTAATCTTGAGGGCTGTGGCTACTGGAGAAAGGTTTTCAAGATTATTATACCTATTACATCACCAACTATTTTCTTTGTTTTTTGTACACAAATGGTTGCAGGTATAATGATGAATGCTCCAACCATGATTCTTACAAAGGGCGGTCCTGTCAATTCTACATCTACAATGATTTACTATGTATATACTACGGGTTTCAGGAGCGGTAATTACGCACTTGGTTCTACAGCCAGTATTGTAACTTTTATGCTTGCATTTATATTCCTGATGTTCAACTTTATGTATGAGAAGAAAGGAGTGGTATACGATTGA
- a CDS encoding AraC family transcriptional regulator, with the protein MDWVRSLNYAIDYIEVHLSENIVCDDIAQSAFYSSFHFQRTFSLLTGMTVSEYVRNRRLSLAAQELLNYDSKVIDVALKYGYDTPESFAKAFRRFHGVLPSQAKKHGTELKAFNRLTLKIVLEGGSVMDYKIEKKDSFRVVTKTRKFTEENRIISIPMFWSEYCEDGLHQKVCGMFGICLPGEPDCKEFEYGIGCEEKYVKQIPEGFITIDIPSYTWAVFKCVGAMPDSIQNMWRRIYSEWLPQSKYELIPGYDIELYTEGDIKSEDYISEIWIPVIEK; encoded by the coding sequence ATGGACTGGGTTCGCTCTTTGAATTACGCAATAGACTATATTGAAGTACATTTAAGTGAAAATATTGTTTGTGATGATATTGCACAAAGTGCTTTTTACTCGAGCTTTCATTTTCAGAGGACATTTTCATTATTAACAGGGATGACAGTGAGTGAATATGTAAGAAACAGAAGGCTCTCTCTTGCAGCCCAAGAGTTATTAAACTACGATTCAAAAGTTATTGATGTTGCTTTAAAGTACGGATATGATACCCCCGAGAGCTTTGCAAAAGCATTCAGGAGGTTTCATGGAGTACTGCCGTCACAGGCAAAAAAACATGGAACGGAACTCAAAGCATTTAATCGTCTCACGCTAAAAATCGTTTTGGAAGGCGGTAGTGTTATGGATTACAAAATTGAAAAAAAGGATTCATTCAGGGTAGTGACTAAAACAAGAAAGTTCACAGAGGAGAACAGAATTATAAGTATTCCAATGTTCTGGTCGGAATATTGTGAAGATGGGTTGCATCAAAAGGTTTGCGGCATGTTCGGAATATGTCTGCCCGGCGAACCCGACTGCAAAGAATTTGAATATGGTATAGGCTGTGAAGAAAAGTATGTAAAGCAGATTCCGGAAGGTTTTATAACCATTGATATACCTTCTTACACCTGGGCAGTATTCAAGTGCGTAGGAGCAATGCCGGACTCTATTCAGAATATGTGGAGAAGGATTTATAGTGAATGGCTTCCACAATCAAAATATGAATTGATACCGGGTTATGACATAGAGCTTTATACAGAAGGTGACATAAAGAGTGAAGACTATATCAGTGAAATTTGGATTCCGGTTATAGAAAAATAA
- a CDS encoding thioredoxin family protein, with protein sequence MSLFKKKKEDKSETNVKGDAYVKVLGSGCAKCNQLEAAAKEAMSKLGMDTDIEHVKDFAQIAAYGVMTTPALVVDGKVVSYGKVLKTEEIISILEKARKQ encoded by the coding sequence ATGTCATTGTTTAAAAAGAAGAAGGAAGACAAAAGTGAAACAAATGTTAAAGGGGATGCATATGTAAAAGTGCTGGGCTCAGGATGTGCAAAATGCAATCAGCTTGAAGCTGCTGCAAAAGAAGCAATGTCAAAGCTGGGAATGGACACTGATATTGAGCATGTAAAGGATTTTGCACAGATTGCTGCATATGGTGTAATGACAACACCTGCCTTGGTTGTAGACGGTAAAGTTGTTTCGTACGGGAAAGTTTTAAAAACTGAAGAAATAATCAGTATATTGGAGAAAGCAAGGAAACAGTAA
- a CDS encoding helix-turn-helix domain-containing protein produces MSVLSERVKKLRNCKRQSQNEVGKALGKSRETVSKYELGEREPDPEAIILFAKHFNVSSDYLLGINEQSQNMATEEIIPYSPELAAFEKYLKDENFIPYLQLAVRMKDSNIEINQFEKLINKIIKQTKSNVK; encoded by the coding sequence ATGTCCGTTCTTTCAGAGAGGGTTAAAAAATTACGCAATTGTAAGCGACAATCCCAAAATGAAGTAGGTAAAGCTTTAGGTAAAAGTAGAGAAACTGTTTCAAAATATGAGCTGGGTGAAAGAGAACCTGATCCGGAAGCTATTATACTTTTTGCAAAGCACTTTAATGTTTCTTCAGATTATTTATTAGGAATTAATGAACAGTCACAAAACATGGCAACTGAAGAAATAATACCGTACAGCCCGGAATTAGCCGCCTTTGAAAAGTATCTTAAAGATGAAAATTTCATCCCATATTTACAACTTGCAGTGAGGATGAAGGATTCAAATATTGAAATAAATCAATTTGAAAAGTTAATAAATAAGATTATTAAACAGACAAAATCAAACGTAAAGTAA
- a CDS encoding arsenate reductase ArsC: MGKAKVAFICVHNSCRSQIAEALGKHLASDVFESYSAGTETKPQINQSAVRLMKQIYGIDMERTQKSKLLEDIPTVDIIITMGCNVQCPVLPCNHREDWGLEDPTGKNDEEFIRVIKIIEEKIMALKNSIDN; this comes from the coding sequence ATGGGAAAAGCTAAAGTAGCATTTATATGCGTTCACAATTCCTGTCGTAGTCAGATTGCGGAAGCTCTGGGCAAACATCTTGCATCGGACGTATTTGAAAGTTATTCCGCAGGCACAGAGACAAAGCCTCAAATAAATCAGTCTGCTGTCAGGTTGATGAAACAGATTTATGGAATTGATATGGAGAGAACACAAAAATCAAAGCTTCTGGAAGACATACCGACTGTTGACATTATAATAACCATGGGATGTAATGTTCAATGTCCGGTTTTGCCTTGTAATCACAGGGAAGATTGGGGTCTGGAAGACCCAACGGGAAAAAATGATGAAGAATTTATCAGAGTGATTAAAATCATAGAAGAAAAAATTATGGCTCTTAAAAATTCAATAGACAATTAG
- a CDS encoding cupin domain-containing protein: MNNTGNMNPVPYFENVPDFWNQLPNQYLPHMEQSKPCNPLMLKDYGPKPFAIDIDKAAKENNNFRLALWTGKHLQVTLMSINAGDEIGLEIHPDLDQFIRIEEGQGLVKMGDSKNCPDFEANVREDYAFVIPAGKWHNLINTGNKPLKLYSIYAPPQHPFGTVHKTKADAQAAEESHSRLY; encoded by the coding sequence ATGAATAATACCGGTAACATGAACCCGGTTCCCTACTTTGAAAATGTCCCGGATTTTTGGAATCAGCTTCCAAATCAATATCTTCCTCATATGGAACAATCAAAACCCTGTAATCCTTTAATGCTAAAGGACTATGGCCCAAAACCTTTTGCTATAGATATTGATAAAGCAGCCAAAGAAAATAATAATTTTCGCTTGGCTTTATGGACGGGAAAGCATTTACAGGTTACTCTAATGAGTATTAATGCAGGAGATGAAATAGGCTTGGAAATACATCCTGACCTTGATCAGTTTATCCGAATTGAAGAAGGTCAAGGGCTTGTTAAAATGGGTGATAGCAAAAACTGTCCTGATTTTGAGGCTAATGTTCGGGAGGACTATGCTTTTGTTATCCCTGCCGGAAAATGGCACAATCTGATTAACACAGGAAACAAGCCTCTGAAATTATATTCGATTTATGCACCACCACAACATCCTTTTGGGACTGTCCATAAAACTAAAGCAGATGCACAAGCTGCTGAAGAAAGCCACAGCCGCTTATACTAA
- a CDS encoding nickel-dependent hydrogenase large subunit, with the protein MTKRIVINPVTRISGFMEIDATIDNNAVTDVKTEGLLFRGFEKMLEGRNPFDAVYFTQRICGICSTAHSVAATMALESAMGIVPGEQGRYLRDILHGCEFLQNHIRHFYQYTIPDFVRLPDKYPLYVTEHNDFRLPEGKNENIVKNYFLSLDISRSAHEMLAVLGGKAPHNHGVFIGGITTQATTDKIIKIKSILLSIRQFIENRMIPDAYTIAGYYKDYFKNGRGYGNLLSYGCFNKYTELGTLYVDPLVYTQGNISVFNPDEITQEIDYSWYKSQTNEYKPTGATAEADMDKSKAYSWVKAPRYRGIPYEVGPLARQWLSGEYRNGISTMDRTIARVLEARKIAEVMGILIENLIPGVSVQKQYTIPDASEGAGLIDTTRGALGHWLKIENGNISRYQLITPSGWNLSARGNNNLRGTAEQALMNTKITDFDNPVELGRIIRSFDPCVSCATHVYSMGKCVKTIQVMP; encoded by the coding sequence ATGACAAAAAGGATTGTTATAAACCCGGTTACCAGAATCAGCGGATTCATGGAAATAGATGCAACAATTGATAATAATGCAGTTACAGACGTTAAAACAGAAGGACTACTTTTTAGAGGCTTTGAGAAAATGTTGGAAGGAAGAAATCCCTTTGATGCAGTTTATTTTACGCAAAGGATTTGCGGAATATGCTCCACAGCCCATTCTGTTGCAGCAACTATGGCACTTGAGTCTGCAATGGGAATTGTCCCTGGAGAACAAGGAAGGTACCTAAGGGATATCCTCCATGGGTGTGAGTTTCTGCAGAATCACATCAGGCATTTTTATCAGTACACTATACCTGATTTTGTGAGACTTCCGGACAAGTATCCTCTATATGTAACAGAACATAATGATTTCAGACTTCCTGAAGGAAAAAACGAAAATATAGTCAAAAACTATTTTCTATCACTGGATATAAGCAGGAGTGCACATGAAATGCTGGCAGTACTGGGAGGAAAGGCACCGCATAATCATGGGGTTTTTATAGGTGGAATTACGACTCAGGCAACCACTGATAAAATCATTAAAATAAAATCAATATTACTTAGCATCCGTCAGTTTATAGAAAACAGAATGATACCCGACGCATACACCATTGCCGGATATTATAAGGATTATTTCAAAAACGGCAGAGGTTACGGAAACCTTTTGAGTTATGGTTGTTTCAACAAATATACTGAACTGGGAACTTTATATGTTGACCCGCTGGTATACACACAAGGCAATATAAGTGTTTTCAATCCTGATGAAATAACTCAGGAAATAGATTATTCATGGTATAAGAGCCAAACCAATGAGTACAAACCCACAGGCGCAACAGCTGAAGCAGACATGGATAAAAGTAAAGCATACTCTTGGGTAAAAGCTCCACGATACAGAGGTATACCCTATGAAGTTGGCCCATTGGCCAGACAATGGTTAAGCGGAGAGTACAGAAATGGAATATCCACTATGGACAGAACCATTGCAAGGGTGCTGGAAGCCAGAAAAATCGCTGAAGTCATGGGCATTCTTATAGAAAACCTAATCCCCGGGGTGTCCGTCCAAAAACAGTATACGATTCCAGACGCCTCAGAAGGAGCGGGACTTATAGACACAACGAGAGGTGCTTTAGGACATTGGCTTAAAATAGAAAACGGAAATATATCACGCTATCAACTTATTACTCCCTCCGGATGGAACCTGTCTGCCAGAGGTAATAACAATTTGAGAGGAACGGCTGAACAAGCATTAATGAATACAAAAATTACTGATTTTGACAACCCGGTTGAACTGGGAAGAATTATTCGTTCCTTTGACCCATGTGTTTCCTGTGCTACTCATGTTTACTCCATGGGTAAATGTGTTAAAACAATACAGGTAATGCCATGA
- a CDS encoding cytochrome b5 domain-containing protein: MNWENDVRLRIKAMTAETDNYINLIHAAPCVHTRNILLQQLRDKINEIDFLCGLIFEQVNQISVSPFELCTNKPRIDFTLEELAKFNGKDGNPAYVAVNGTVYDVTENAAWAAATHFGLTAGKDLTDKFASCHGGQSILNKLKVVGKLI, from the coding sequence ATGAATTGGGAGAATGATGTCCGACTTAGAATAAAAGCAATGACAGCAGAAACAGATAACTATATCAATTTAATTCATGCTGCACCTTGTGTTCATACCAGAAATATACTTTTGCAGCAACTAAGGGATAAAATAAATGAGATTGACTTTTTATGTGGGTTAATATTTGAACAGGTGAATCAAATATCTGTTTCTCCATTTGAATTATGTACAAATAAACCTAGAATAGATTTTACACTGGAGGAACTTGCCAAGTTCAACGGAAAAGATGGAAATCCTGCATATGTGGCTGTAAACGGAACCGTGTACGATGTTACGGAGAATGCAGCATGGGCAGCGGCTACACATTTTGGGCTTACGGCAGGTAAAGATTTAACAGACAAGTTTGCCTCATGCCACGGAGGACAGTCCATATTGAATAAATTAAAGGTGGTAGGGAAGTTAATTTAA
- a CDS encoding hydrogenase maturation protease — MKKLIVLGIGNRLMTDDGIGIHIVEELQKINTNKDIQYVVGETDVYFCLNQIESALMTIIIDAAYLYKEAGSISVASLDKLNENPVYPISLHDTHLLDLVRKSGQNIKGLLIGIQPYEIDFGTSLSSVLKSKIIGIISDVNNIIDDFVKNKIASYD, encoded by the coding sequence ATGAAAAAGTTAATTGTACTTGGAATAGGTAACAGACTCATGACTGATGACGGAATAGGTATACACATAGTAGAAGAACTGCAAAAAATAAATACAAACAAAGATATTCAATATGTTGTTGGAGAAACCGATGTTTATTTTTGTTTGAATCAAATAGAGAGTGCATTAATGACCATTATAATTGATGCAGCATATTTATACAAAGAGGCCGGAAGTATCAGTGTAGCATCACTTGACAAACTTAATGAAAACCCTGTTTATCCAATATCTCTTCACGATACACATCTCCTTGATTTGGTCAGAAAATCCGGGCAAAATATAAAAGGTTTGCTAATAGGCATTCAGCCTTATGAAATTGATTTTGGCACAAGCCTGTCGTCAGTTTTAAAGTCAAAAATTATCGGGATAATTTCAGACGTAAATAACATAATCGATGATTTTGTGAAAAATAAAATAGCTTCCTATGATTAA
- a CDS encoding FAD-dependent oxidoreductase — protein MNIQQLQCDVAVIGGGPAGIAAALAAARNGAKVFLAERNEYLGGNMSSGLPLLGFLDKNGNQVTGGIAQEIVDKLTLRGACLGHNPCPLHNSVTIIDSEMMKVLAFEMCKEAGIQVLLHCEVIDVNVENGRIDRVYLMGKGMRYDIEASVFIDATGDGDVAYLSGATYEKGQQETGILQPPSLLFTLSSFNEENFWRFLEEHPEDLIPAESMNVSNGYDVQFFRSHPGYVFLGLRNTLTRMNEQNLSPFKRDTLIYIKTPHPGQICINATRILNFDGTDLKDLTRGGEEGMQQIVAITEFLKKYIPGFEDTYVSYINSSIGIRETRRFTGIKKLTIDNVTKGVIPVDSIALGSYKVDIHNGLNSSTDLIDLEGPYGIPLGCLISSEVNNLVLSGRCISMDAPSLASARVMTTCMAIGQAAGVCASLSTKNNILPSSVNSAEVRDILLKEKAILSIEQ, from the coding sequence ATGAATATTCAGCAGTTACAATGTGATGTTGCAGTTATCGGAGGTGGACCTGCCGGAATTGCTGCAGCATTGGCAGCCGCCAGAAATGGCGCCAAAGTTTTTCTTGCAGAACGCAATGAGTATCTTGGAGGCAACATGTCTTCAGGGCTTCCTTTACTTGGTTTTCTTGATAAAAACGGAAATCAGGTAACAGGCGGTATTGCACAAGAAATTGTAGATAAATTAACATTGCGTGGTGCATGTCTCGGGCATAACCCATGCCCACTGCATAATTCCGTTACAATTATTGACTCTGAAATGATGAAAGTTCTCGCCTTCGAAATGTGCAAAGAAGCAGGAATTCAGGTTTTACTACACTGTGAGGTTATTGATGTTAATGTTGAAAACGGACGAATTGACAGGGTGTATCTCATGGGTAAAGGCATGCGCTATGATATTGAAGCTTCCGTTTTTATAGATGCTACAGGTGACGGCGATGTCGCATATCTTTCAGGTGCTACATATGAAAAGGGGCAACAGGAAACCGGGATTTTACAACCCCCTTCCCTCCTTTTCACTCTTAGCAGTTTTAATGAAGAAAATTTCTGGCGTTTCTTAGAAGAACACCCCGAGGATTTGATACCCGCTGAAAGCATGAATGTATCCAACGGGTATGATGTACAATTTTTCAGAAGCCATCCCGGCTATGTATTTCTTGGTCTGCGAAATACATTAACACGAATGAATGAGCAAAATTTAAGTCCCTTTAAAAGAGATACTCTCATTTATATTAAAACGCCACATCCGGGCCAGATTTGCATTAATGCCACACGTATTCTAAACTTTGACGGAACTGATCTCAAGGATTTAACTCGAGGCGGAGAAGAGGGTATGCAGCAAATAGTAGCCATAACTGAGTTTCTTAAAAAATATATACCGGGCTTCGAGGACACCTATGTTTCTTATATTAACAGTTCCATAGGTATTCGTGAAACACGGCGTTTTACAGGCATTAAAAAGCTTACTATAGACAATGTAACCAAGGGTGTTATTCCTGTGGACAGTATTGCTCTTGGTTCCTATAAAGTAGACATTCATAACGGTCTGAATAGTTCCACTGACCTTATTGACCTTGAAGGGCCTTATGGAATCCCTCTGGGCTGCCTAATAAGCAGTGAAGTGAACAATCTGGTACTAAGTGGAAGATGCATTTCCATGGATGCACCGTCTTTAGCCAGTGCCCGAGTTATGACAACTTGTATGGCAATTGGACAAGCTGCCGGAGTATGCGCTTCTCTTTCTACTAAAAATAATATTCTGCCTTCTTCGGTTAACAGTGCTGAAGTCAGAGATATACTGCTAAAAGAAAAAGCAATTCTTAGTATTGAACAATAA
- a CDS encoding permease has translation MELLKGIGLFLQNQVLGMKWLNTLIHNLLSFFGLDMSGRLGGSIQFFIYDVIKITILLCLLIFIISYIQSFFPPERSKKILTRFRGIGANTIAALLGTVTPFCSCSSIPLFIGFTSAGLPLGLTFSFLISSPMVDLGSLVILMSIFGAKVAVVYVIIGLIIAVAGGTIIGKMNMERYVEDFILNASGVDIDSPDLTKKERVAYAKDQVISTFKKVFPYILIGVGIGAVIHNWIPESWIKIVLGSNNPFGVVLATLIGVPMYADIFGTIPVAEALLYKGANLGTVLSFMMAVTTLSLPSLIMLRKAVKPRLLALFVAICTIGIIIVGYLFNVFQYLLL, from the coding sequence ATGGAGTTATTAAAAGGAATTGGACTGTTTTTACAAAATCAGGTGCTTGGAATGAAATGGCTTAACACACTTATACATAACTTGCTTTCCTTCTTTGGCCTTGATATGTCAGGACGGCTTGGGGGAAGTATTCAGTTTTTTATATACGATGTAATAAAAATAACAATACTATTATGTCTTCTTATTTTTATAATTTCATATATTCAGAGTTTTTTTCCACCGGAACGGAGTAAAAAAATATTGACTCGTTTCCGCGGAATCGGAGCAAATACCATAGCAGCACTTCTGGGAACAGTTACGCCTTTTTGTTCCTGTTCGTCAATTCCGCTGTTTATAGGGTTTACCAGCGCCGGACTGCCACTGGGCTTAACATTTTCCTTTCTAATCTCTTCCCCTATGGTAGACCTTGGTTCACTGGTAATTCTAATGAGCATTTTTGGTGCGAAGGTGGCTGTTGTATATGTAATAATTGGTCTTATTATTGCAGTTGCAGGAGGTACAATTATCGGGAAAATGAATATGGAAAGGTATGTGGAGGATTTTATACTAAATGCCTCAGGTGTGGATATTGATTCACCGGATTTAACAAAAAAAGAACGTGTTGCCTATGCAAAAGACCAAGTAATATCTACCTTTAAAAAAGTATTTCCGTATATATTAATAGGTGTAGGAATCGGTGCAGTAATTCATAACTGGATTCCAGAAAGCTGGATTAAAATCGTTCTGGGAAGTAATAATCCGTTTGGTGTCGTACTTGCGACATTAATTGGTGTTCCTATGTATGCAGACATTTTTGGTACTATCCCGGTTGCAGAAGCGCTACTGTACAAAGGAGCAAATCTGGGAACTGTTTTGTCCTTCATGATGGCGGTAACAACTCTGAGCTTACCATCTCTAATTATGCTTCGTAAGGCTGTAAAACCAAGGCTTTTGGCATTATTTGTTGCAATTTGTACAATAGGTATTATTATTGTTGGATATCTGTTTAATGTATTTCAATATTTATTATTATAA
- a CDS encoding ArsR/SmtB family transcription factor gives MSISKYEENAKVFKAFCDENRLMILELLQTGEKCACKLLEDMKIGQSTLSHHMKILCDSGVVNARKEGKWTHYSISPQGSVYARELLGKITEIYSAII, from the coding sequence GTGTCAATCAGTAAATACGAAGAAAATGCAAAAGTATTTAAAGCTTTTTGTGATGAAAATCGTCTAATGATTCTGGAATTGCTTCAGACAGGAGAAAAATGTGCCTGCAAACTGTTAGAGGATATGAAAATTGGTCAGTCCACTTTGTCCCATCATATGAAAATACTATGTGATTCCGGTGTTGTAAATGCAAGAAAAGAAGGGAAATGGACGCACTATTCCATAAGCCCGCAAGGCAGCGTTTATGCCAGAGAACTGCTTGGCAAGATTACAGAAATATACTCAGCCATCATATGA